Proteins from a single region of candidate division KSB1 bacterium:
- the cmr1 gene encoding type III-B CRISPR module RAMP protein Cmr1: MSIRNASSDRCLEITLKTLTPLWTGGVDRTCDRLHETGLIGSLRWWYEALVRGLGGYACDPTENACQFDE; encoded by the coding sequence ATGAGCATCCGAAATGCAAGCAGTGACCGTTGTTTAGAAATTACCTTAAAGACTTTGACTCCGTTATGGACCGGCGGGGTGGACCGTACCTGCGACCGCCTGCATGAGACCGGCCTCATCGGCTCGCTGCGCTGGTGGTACGAGGCGCTCGTGCGCGGGCTGGGAGGGTATGCGTGCGATCCGACAGAAAACGCCTGTCAGTTCGACGAAGA